Proteins from one Campylobacter concisus genomic window:
- a CDS encoding Crp/Fnr family transcriptional regulator has translation MLSEELKEILRERFTNNFDLASEDLNAIFANAYLKTVKKGDIFYSGNDCFGFILILKGVLRAFVSSNAKEITIFRLTKDESCVLCDTCSINSLENKVSVEIEQDSEIIVIPARIYKPLKEKYPSILNFTLKIVADRFARTINVMEQALFSPLSARIMNFLSQSIENLNENFIKITHEELANHLGSAREAVSRVLKELERSGQITQSRGEIRLVS, from the coding sequence ATGCTAAGCGAAGAGTTAAAAGAAATTTTGCGCGAGAGGTTTACGAATAATTTCGATCTAGCAAGCGAGGATCTAAATGCGATCTTTGCTAACGCGTATCTAAAAACCGTAAAAAAGGGCGATATATTTTACTCCGGAAACGATTGCTTCGGATTTATCCTTATACTAAAAGGCGTTTTAAGGGCGTTCGTGTCGTCTAACGCAAAGGAAATAACGATATTTAGGCTAACTAAAGACGAGAGTTGCGTGCTGTGCGATACGTGTTCTATAAATTCGCTAGAAAATAAAGTAAGCGTCGAAATCGAGCAAGATAGCGAGATTATCGTTATTCCGGCGCGAATTTACAAACCTCTTAAAGAAAAATATCCAAGCATTTTAAATTTTACTCTAAAAATCGTAGCCGATCGGTTTGCCAGAACGATAAACGTTATGGAGCAGGCTTTGTTTTCGCCGCTTTCGGCGCGGATTATGAATTTTTTATCCCAAAGCATCGAAAATCTAAACGAAAATTTTATAAAAATAACTCACGAAGAGCTGGCGAATCATCTAGGAAGCGCTAGAGAAGCGGTATCTAGGGTGCTAAAAGAGCTTGAGAGAAGCGGGCAAATAACGCAAAGCCGCGGCGAAATAAGGCTTGTTTCTTAA
- a CDS encoding SLAC1 anion channel family protein, which produces MHDVKKNDSQSKIKSLPIMLFAGTMGLGGLCAAYKKLSEIFDLPSEIFSALRALDCTVFCLLSAFYFFKFLKFKEEIKAEFSHPIKINFFGGFIISLFLLALAYKDAPRLYYSLFYAALGLQTIFTLYVISFWIDEKFDIAMLNPAWFIPVVGNLLIPIIAEKSQEIWYYFSLGLFFWIILFAVIFYRLVFCDRLADKFVPTLVITLAPPAMAFLGYVKLTERFDAFAAILLNINVFFAALILFSYKRFIKLKFALSWWAFTFPTAASSIAFLKAYEITQSDFYLVLGVGAFAALVASILIVGFLTVKSIINGEIFSEK; this is translated from the coding sequence ATGCACGACGTTAAGAAAAACGACTCGCAAAGCAAAATAAAATCGCTGCCGATTATGCTTTTTGCCGGTACTATGGGGCTTGGAGGGCTTTGCGCGGCCTATAAGAAATTAAGCGAGATATTTGATTTACCGAGCGAGATATTCTCGGCGCTTAGAGCGTTAGACTGCACGGTATTTTGCCTACTTTCGGCGTTTTACTTCTTTAAGTTTTTAAAATTTAAAGAAGAGATAAAGGCCGAATTTTCGCACCCTATAAAGATAAATTTTTTCGGCGGATTTATCATCTCGCTTTTTCTTTTAGCTCTGGCCTACAAAGACGCGCCGCGACTATACTACTCGCTCTTTTACGCGGCTTTAGGCTTGCAAACGATTTTTACGCTTTACGTAATTTCTTTTTGGATTGACGAAAAATTCGATATCGCAATGCTAAATCCGGCATGGTTTATCCCCGTAGTGGGCAACTTGCTAATTCCGATCATAGCCGAAAAATCTCAAGAGATCTGGTATTATTTTAGTTTGGGGCTATTTTTCTGGATTATTTTATTCGCCGTTATATTTTACAGATTAGTCTTTTGCGATAGGTTAGCCGATAAATTCGTCCCGACGCTAGTCATTACGCTAGCGCCGCCGGCTATGGCGTTTTTAGGATACGTAAAATTAACCGAGCGATTCGACGCTTTTGCGGCGATACTGCTTAATATAAACGTATTTTTCGCCGCGCTTATACTTTTTTCGTATAAAAGATTTATTAAACTCAAATTCGCCCTATCGTGGTGGGCTTTTACCTTCCCGACGGCCGCTAGCTCCATAGCGTTTTTAAAAGCTTACGAAATTACGCAAAGCGATTTTTACTTAGTTTTAGGCGTCGGTGCTTTTGCGGCTCTAGTCGCTTCGATTTTGATAGTCGGATTTTTAACGGT
- a CDS encoding NAD(P)/FAD-dependent oxidoreductase, giving the protein MKGLQRRDALKLMGAAGLAASMSGCSATGGENDDINSKIVIMGAGLSGIALAAKLRRDMPNAKVILVDKDEKFYYQPGFTLIAVGIYEASDVVYEKADYIPQGAEWIRKNVSEIKPEANLLVLDDGSELGYDYLIVASGVEYDFEAVKGLSLEDINDTSGNISSVYTLQGAVKSNELMKKFSQNGGAAVFCDQKTPMKCSGANKKVTCMSEDRLRLAGNRDKGSVNLYVGGGKLFGDPTYAAAMTQIMIKRKIKFNLRHQIVAVDKSSNTATFEFWTAYRQNGEDKIASELIDVKYDWLHLPPKQKGSEILARAGLTKEGDKLNFLAVDKYSLQSTKFKNIFGIGDICGFAAGKTGASVRKMYPILAKNLADTIKGREPSEKFTGYTACPFITKYGKAIMVEFDWEGTAPTLECFGATRESYMSWLVKIYGFKPMVMNGMLKALA; this is encoded by the coding sequence ATGAAAGGACTGCAAAGAAGAGACGCTTTAAAGCTAATGGGGGCCGCGGGACTAGCCGCGAGTATGAGCGGTTGTTCGGCAACGGGCGGCGAAAACGACGATATAAATTCTAAAATCGTCATAATGGGCGCAGGACTTAGCGGTATCGCGTTGGCGGCTAAACTTAGAAGAGATATGCCTAACGCCAAGGTAATTCTCGTGGATAAAGACGAGAAATTTTACTACCAGCCGGGCTTTACGCTAATTGCCGTCGGAATTTACGAAGCTAGCGACGTCGTTTACGAAAAAGCGGATTATATCCCGCAAGGAGCCGAGTGGATACGCAAAAACGTATCGGAGATAAAACCCGAAGCCAATCTACTCGTCCTAGACGACGGGAGCGAACTAGGGTATGATTATCTAATCGTAGCAAGCGGCGTGGAATACGATTTTGAGGCCGTTAAGGGGCTGAGCTTAGAGGATATTAACGATACGAGCGGCAACATATCCTCCGTCTACACTCTACAAGGTGCCGTAAAAAGCAACGAGCTGATGAAAAAATTCTCTCAAAACGGCGGCGCGGCGGTATTTTGTGATCAAAAAACCCCAATGAAATGTAGCGGCGCTAATAAAAAAGTAACATGCATGAGCGAAGATAGGCTGAGGTTGGCCGGTAACCGCGATAAAGGCAGCGTTAATCTTTACGTCGGCGGCGGCAAGCTTTTCGGCGATCCGACTTATGCCGCGGCGATGACTCAAATAATGATAAAAAGAAAGATAAAATTTAATCTTCGCCACCAAATCGTAGCCGTCGATAAAAGCTCAAATACCGCTACTTTCGAGTTTTGGACGGCGTATAGGCAAAACGGCGAAGATAAAATCGCATCCGAGCTAATCGACGTAAAATACGACTGGCTTCACTTGCCGCCTAAGCAAAAAGGAAGCGAAATTTTAGCTCGCGCCGGCCTAACCAAAGAGGGCGACAAGCTAAATTTCCTAGCCGTCGATAAATACAGCCTACAAAGTACAAAATTTAAAAATATATTCGGTATCGGCGATATTTGCGGATTTGCGGCCGGCAAAACGGGAGCTAGCGTTAGGAAAATGTATCCGATCTTAGCTAAAAATTTAGCCGATACGATAAAAGGACGAGAACCTAGCGAGAAATTTACAGGATATACGGCTTGCCCTTTTATCACCAAATACGGCAAGGCCATAATGGTAGAGTTTGACTGGGAGGGAACGGCTCCGACGCTAGAGTGCTTCGGTGCTACCAGGGAGAGCTATATGAGTTGGCTGGTTAAAATTTACGGATTTAAACCTATGGTTATGAACGGAATGCTAAAAGCTTTGGCTTAA